A window of Chanodichthys erythropterus isolate Z2021 chromosome 16, ASM2448905v1, whole genome shotgun sequence genomic DNA:
GCTCaagggtttgcccgtgatggagtggatttgatagttaaccggagacggggagatcttgagcttgagttgtcgacagagggcgccggagatgaaatttcctgcagaccctgagtcgaggagcgccaccactggaacagaggtatttgcagcagtaaggattacaacagttgtgagtggtttcattttatgaATGGAAGGAAAAATCGCACTCACCACGGGctgaggaggacgggttgggcatgtggagagaacATGCCCCGGAGATCCACAATATAGACATAAGTTAAGAGTCAatcttctttgtctttcattgGAAGTGAGACGGGAATGGTCGATTAGCATtggttcggtggctggttctggggagctgacgggttcagaccggcggaggaggttggtggcaggtgactggccctggtgctcggggagacacgactgcatacgagaacctacgcggatggcgagttggatgaagcgttcaagTCCCattgagtcctcgtatgcagcgagatgcagccgcacgttgGGTTCCAATCCTTGACGGAAAgaagtgatgagggcttgttcattccatccgctggtggtggctagcgttcggaactgcaaggcataatcattcACAGAGAgatttctttgctttagattgtagagtttctcaccagtggAAGAATCCTTCAGAGGTTTCCCGAAGACCtcacggaagtgagagacgaacgccgaatatgATTGTACAACAGGGCCTTTCTGAGTCCACAgggaatctgcccattgcagggccttaccttgcagttgcgaAATGATGAACGCAATTCTTGCTGTGTCGGaagtgtagaggtgcggctgcatctccaggaccaattcacattggagaaggaatccgctgcattcctccgccgatcctgaatagggcgccggtttggccatgggactggcggtgaatgctggAGAAGGAGCGGTGACAGAAGGTGCGGAAGCTGTAGTGGTGGATATTGATGGTGAGGatggctgtggtgtgagtgctcgccgcagtgcgtccacgagctcttgaaatgggtcgttggtgctcatgctgtgaagttgttaaggtccggtcttctgttacggtacagagacacggaggcagagatataaacaatccaggtgagtttattagtTATAAGCAGAGCACGGGGTTATGGTAAGCAGATAAAGAGTACTGGAGAGATGAAGGGAATATAATACTGTCCTGATAATGTCTTGCAGATGCAGATGAAGAGATGGGATGGTTGAagctggcggagacactcacacacacaggcaggtaagcACACAAGGAGGacgggagacgaaggagatggaggagacgactggaacaggtaagtatggcgtttggagtccttaaggttagCATACATGGGtggtagtgcaaacgagaccggacagtgagtgtgtgtgtgtgtggagagtcTTTGTAGTGGTGTTGATTGCAGTACTGATGAGTGGCAGGTGGTGGTGATTAGTACTCCGGTGATTGGGTACGTGGGTAtggaagtgaggtggaacctgacgtgtctgttacagtatgcatgcttcgaattatgtgagtaaagtatttatttagatggttacgtttgattctgtgagtttgaggctatgctctgtggctaaagctaacattacacactgttggagagatttatatagaatgaagttgtgtttatgaattatacagactgcaagtgtttaaaaatgaaaatagcgacgctcttgtctccgtgaatacagtaataaacgatggtaactttaaccacatttaacagtacattagcaacatgctaacgaaacatttagaaagacaatttacaaatatcactaaaagtaTAATGATATcttggatcatgtcagttattattgctccatctgccatttttcgctgtttttcttgcttgcttaccttgtctgtgagcagatccagacgttaatactgcctttccttgtctaatgcgtcgaatgggctggcattatgcaaatattggggtcatacatattaatggtgccgactgttacgtaacagtcggtgttatgttgagatccgagtgttttccggaagtcttttaaacaaatgagatttacataaggaggaggaaacaatggggtttgaaactcaatgtatgtcttttccatgtactgaactcttgttattcaactatgccgagataaattcaaattctgattctagggcacctttaaaacatgaacatataaaacatttacGTTGCAATATACAAGTTATTACCGCAATGAAATGATacgaaaatgaatgaatatgaaaaTACAGCAATCACAAACAACAGACTTCGGAACCCATATGAATGAATCTTGTTGACAGAAACAGGTGAGAATAATGGATGAAAAGAAAAACCTCATCTGATCTTAGTCCATTGAGAAGCATAAATGTCCCTTGATTAATGTCCATTGTACTTGTTGTAGATGATCATGATGAAATACAGTTCTGTGAGTTACAAACGATAGTCCAAACAATAACTATTCACCATGCACTTCCATTTGTGTACTTCACAAATGCTTTATTCCTTGTGTGATCAGTTCCAAATCCACTTTAAGATACGATATCCCCATAATGAgttatattagtagtattaaaACTACTAAAGAGCACTTCTAGAATAGGCTATCTAAATTGAGCATTAGCTTGGTAACAAATAGAGCCCGACCGATATGGATTTTTGGGGGCCGATGCCGATATTAACTCGAAAAGAGCCGATTTATAAGCcgatattttgattttgaaaataaacTGGATATTAGACCCATTTCCTATAAACTACACTTACACAACATTCAATAGCAAAATATCTGCCTGTTCTATGTATGTGGGCTGTATAAACCATTTTCCAGAAGAGATTATGTTAAAAAAAGCCTTAGATTACAGTCTCAATGACTAAACAATTGCACatcaaaagtatatattttttaatgatcaaaaaacagtctggttttaaacatttaacagtctgtgtgtgtactgtaaataaattataatactaAAGTTAAAGTAAAAGAGCTATACCAAACAAATTCAATATTCCACAAAACCATGTCAatgaattgaaaataaaattaaaataagttaaatgtatagctacatataaaataaataaatataaaatataaaataaataaataataccaaaatataatttaaacaatgtagAATGTTCTCAATATATATACAACACACAGGCAAGAGGTTTTCCTCCTTCACTACTTTTTACAAATTATACTTTTAGAATTTTACTCTGTCTTGCTCTGAACTTTAATATTtgaacagtgttttgaaaaatgtcttgaACAGGGTGCTCCTTAGTACTGCCAGTTGAGAAGTGGCAGGTTGTAGTACAGGAAGCACAACATCTCTGCCTTGGAACCTGTTAGAGAGCTCCTCCTATCTTGATAGATGGCCCCCACAGTGCTGAATACCCTCTCACTAGGGACAGATGAAGGTGGAGGAGTGAGAAACCTCCTGGCCAATGGAGCCAGAGTCTGGAAGCGGCCAGCGTTTTGCCTCCACCACTGCAGGGGGTCacctgatgatgatgatgatgatgatgatgacaaaTACAAATGTTATATACTTAACATACAAAAGCATAACTTAATTTGATAtcactgaaaaataaatagtGAAACCTGTTTTGCGATCAAGAACAGGCTCTTGAAGATACCGATCCAGCTCTTCGTTCAGACTCTCAGACACCCCTGTCACTGTTTGCTGGCTCTGCAACATGTCCTCGTAGAGATGGTCAAGCACACTCTGCTTCTGGTCTAGGGACTTCTCCATCCTAGGTTTCTTTGAATATCCCTCGGCATCCTTATGAGTGGCTGCTGAGCTTGCTTGATGTTGTTTGTCTGCCTCTTTTTCAAGCCAGGTTTTGGCCTTCTTGGTTGTGCTGTCAGAGAGGGGACGCTGTTTGTAACGAGGATCCAGCACACAGGCCAGCACTGCTTCTTTGGACTCTGCAATCTTGGAAAACCTTCTGGTTAAGCTGTCGAGCATGACCTTCCTCAAAGTCTGAATTCCTCTAGTTTCAGGACCCTGAGTCTCCAGAAATCTTTTCAAAACCTCAATGGTGGGGATGATGCATGATGCAGATGCATCAGACTTACTCACTTCTAGAGTAATTTCCTCAATTGGTTCCAGTGTGTTGATCAGCTTTTCGACCAGGTCCCACTCCTCCACACTTGGACATGTAAAATGTCCAAAGTCCCCAGAGTAGACTGTCAGTGCTCTCTTTTGCTCCTGCATCCTTTGGAGCATATGCAATGTAGAATTCCATCTGGTTGGGCATGCCTGGAGAATGCGGTGTTCAGGTAGACCAACATCCTTCTGAATTTGTTCAAGCCTCTGCTTGGCAGGGACTGAATGACCAAAATGGGTTGCACACCTCTTCAGTTTGGCCAGGATGTCACCTACAGCTCTCTGTGCCTGGAGGCCATCATTCACGACAAGCTGGAGGGTGTGAGCACTGCAGCTGAGGTCAGGCATCTCCACCAACCTCATCCCCTTAACAACATTGGCTCCACTGTCCCTGAGCACCAGCAGCACACGTTCACTGTCTATATCCCACTCGGTAAGCATGTCTAAAAACAACTGTCCAATGTACTCACCAGTGTGAGATCCACTCATGGCTTTCACATTTAGGACAACTTGCACCCTGTTCCATTCTTCATTGATGAAGTGAGCAGTCAAGCTCATTAGCGACTCAGTGGACCCTGACCAACAATCTGTTGTAAATGCAATATGCTTTGCATTTTCAACAGCCAAAAGCTCCTTTATCTTGATCACCACTTT
This region includes:
- the LOC137003462 gene encoding zinc finger BED domain-containing protein 4-like → MEMIATDIQAFSVVEGVGFRRLLAAAEPRYTLKTEKFYRTDKLHHVHAKVVIKIKELLAVENAKHIAFTTDCWSGSTESLMSLTAHFINEEWNRVQVVLNVKAMSGSHTGEYIGQLFLDMLTEWDIDSERVLLVLRDSGANVVKGMRLVEMPDLSCSAHTLQLVVNDGLQAQRAVGDILAKLKRCATHFGHSVPAKQRLEQIQKDVGLPEHRILQACPTRWNSTLHMLQRMQEQKRALTVYSGDFGHFTCPSVEEWDLVEKLINTLEPIEEITLEVSKSDASASCIIPTIEVLKRFLETQGPETRGIQTLRKVMLDSLTRRFSKIAESKEAVLACVLDPRYKQRPLSDSTTKKAKTWLEKEADKQHQASSAATHKDAEGYSKKPRMEKSLDQKQSVLDHLYEDMLQSQQTVTGVSESLNEELDRYLQEPVLDRKTGDPLQWWRQNAGRFQTLAPLARRFLTPPPSSVPSERVFSTVGAIYQDRRSSLTGSKAEMLCFLYYNLPLLNWQY